Part of the Lolium rigidum isolate FL_2022 chromosome 6, APGP_CSIRO_Lrig_0.1, whole genome shotgun sequence genome, gtttatgatattaCCCACATAATgtatagtatcataagatagtatcatagtatcatagtatcatcatatttaatattttgtacaatctcaatgcaaatatgtgtacatgatgtatttttcattaagttttctagttttacgtgctatgatacggtatcatattatgataccacaccCATCTCTCACCACATTAATTGgtgcgccacatcagatttttgccaacatggcatgcatgatactacttatgatacttccattgtggctagtctaaaaGGTAAAGAAAATTTTGATTTTGATATAGCTGCGTGTGGTTTGGATGATGTCTGCTTTGCAACCTATCAGTAAGGCAGCTGATACCTTGACGTTAGACGAAAAAAGAAGATACACATATTTTTCTGAATAATTTGAGTGGTATTACATTAAAACTAAATTTCGTATGAGAAAGTTGGACATGTTTTAGTGAACACCGGGCAAAAGCAATTTCAGATCGAAAACAGAGCTACTGTCTAGCATAGTACAACAAACAACTCTTTCTCTTTGCAATATCTAATTCTCAATCTAACAAAAGGGTCACTTTAAACTATGTCCTAGGTATGGTACTCAAATATGTTTGTAtttctactttttttttgttagaATCATGTATAATATCTTGGGACTATTTTACTATTATTATTTTGACGTGGAAATAGCTTTCCCACTAATCAGATTGTGCATCAAATCGCTAGCAACTAAAACAGAGACAAAGTCTCGTTCCTCACCCTCCCagccaacacaatcaatctcggagtGTAGGCCATACTGAGCAAGGGAGTGAGCCACAATATCACAACTACGCGGAGCAAAATTAAATTCAAAAGAATCTAAATAGATAATGCATATGCTCCGTACTTCCTTCAGAAGTAACACCGATGGAGGATAGGTCGTAGGTCTTCTTCTCAAGGGCTAAAACCAAATTCTATGAATCAAACATAAAAAACGTAAGGCTCAGACCTAGGGCAGCCGCTCCTTTCGCGCATGTTCTTCAGTTTCCCAGCTGCCGCCACAACAAACTCCTAGCATATGATCGCACCACAAAGCCCCAAACACCCTCTCACGACTCCTTTAAAAATGCTGCATCGAAACAAACCTTAACATGCTCGATGCTTGGTCTAGTCCAGGTTTTAGATTGTTGGATTTGGGAAGTTGTCAGCGTTGGATTTGCTGACTGGAAATTCCACATGTCTCTGAATTGTATGTCAGACCTCAGCTGCACTACGATCCTTGCCCTCTGCATTCTTTTTATTCCGTTCCGTCCACCAATCCCATATAAGAACTAACACCATATGTTTTTAATCACTTGGAAGAGACAAGATAACCTCAAACATTTCCCTCGAGGTAGGGGCAGACAAGAGCTTCACTTGAACATCCTCTAGTAGAGGAGTGAGCCACACATGTTTGACATGTCTGCATTTGAGGAACAATGGCCGCCATGCATCCTCATCCACCCGATATCACATCGGGCATCTGATGTCCAAATCAACTCTTGTTCTCTTGATATTTTTGTGTGTGGGCAGGCTATTACAGCATAGCCTCCAATTGAACACTTTCACCTTCCATGATAACTTCAAACTCCAGAACTTGTTCCATAAAGGGTTGATGGCTCCTGGAGCAGCCAGTGAGCTAGTATCATGGTGCATACGAGCATCTCACaggctaaaccctagcctatacggAGATTTGACTGAGAAAATTCCCTTACTCTCGAAATGACATGACACCTCGTCCTCCATCACCGGTCTGATTGGGATTGCGATAACTTCTTTAGCATCATCTCGATAAAATACAAAACGTACCATCTCCTCCTCATCCCAGCATGCATTTCCTTGATCCATAAGATCACACAACCTCATGGGATCATCTAGTTCATTGGGTGTACGTGGTCTCCTTGTAGTGCCCCTTAGTATCCATGGATCGTTAGAAAACATTGACAGTTTTTCCGGAACAAATCCGCCAAATGACACCATGTTTTAACAATTCCAGGCCCCTCAAAATGCTACGCCAAGTGTATGACATTGCTGGTTTCAGTCACACCTCAAGGCTCAAGTATAGCCGTGTTTGGATATTATGTGGCCTTCAAAACAATACAACAAAGGGAGTCCAGGTTTTGTAACATCTTTGAGAGGGGCGGCAGTGCGCATTCGGCTTGCGTCAGTGTCGGTAGTCGTCACTAGATGGTCCAAAGACCTACTTGTAATTTTATTACTTTTGAGTATGTTTGTActactattgatgattattaatagattgggggaagtttcacaaaaattaatactccctccgattcatattatttaaagctaaaatggatgtatctacaactaaaatatatctacatATATCTATATTAGCCTTAagcaatatgaatcggagggaatacGTAGACCATGAAATCCGAGACCTGCCTCATCCTTCAACAATGATAAATTTTCCGAGTTAATTCATTCACACTTTGTTTATCCCAACATCACGAGATTGTTTTAGCCTACGCATTGTTTGCATATAGTCTACGCATTATTTGTATATACTTTATTCGAAAATAGGATGCCTATAATATTTGGATAAAGTTAAACTtcttaaaatttgatcaactatATAGATAAAATGTCAACATTTATAATTCCAAATTAACATTTTTAAaaaccatcatgaaatatatttttataatatGTGCATTTAAAATTTTAGATATTGATATTTTTATGTACGTAGTTGCTCaaacttttaaaaaaattgaCTTTAACTGAAAACTATAGGCATCCTAATTTGGGGAGGAAGTAGTTCCGCCATCTTAAATTCATTCCGTCGTTATTAGCCACTGGATACCACCACCCTCCCGTAGTCCCGTTGCACGCGGCACGTACGCACGCACGTATGTCATCCATTCCGTTCCGTCCAACACCCCGGTTTTCCGTTCAAAACCGTGGAAAACAATCGCAGCCCGTTGGAAAACAAACGCGGGAGGTGTTTGCATGCAGCCCGTTGCAAATTAAAGACCGCGCCTTCTCAAAAACGGATTCCCGGTGGAGTACACAACCTTCTGGAATGGCGTAACGCTCACTTGAACATCCTTCTGGAATGGCGTAACGCTCACAACCTTCTGGAATGGCGTAACGCTCACAACCTTCTGGAATGGCGTAAAGCAGCAGCAACAGAACTTCTGTCGGAAGGTTCGAGGAAGGTCACACTTGAACGCGTAACGCTCACGCGGATGAGCAAGATAAATGCCCAAACAATTCGTCAAAAAAAAGAGTGCGCAAGAAATTGGTCTCGCTGACGCTTTCCTGTTTCAGCGTTCGGGCAACCGCGGCAAATATGCGATTCCCTTCCAAAAAAGTCTCCTTCCATTCAAGGAAAGTCGTACCACGCATCATCCGCCTTCCATAGTCCTCGAGCTCGGGGCATCGCAGTCAAGGCCTTGATGCTGCTGGCCTTACCCGAAATGGGCAGCAAATCAAAGCATCAGATACGGCCATATCTATCGCATACTACCACCCACTTGCCGACCTAGATCAGCCGCTATCTTCTGCACGCACACCAGCAGATCTGCCGCCCACAGACTGCGTCTGCGTGCACAATAATTCAGAAAGCGTCTCCAAACTCGACAGCGATAACAGAATGGACGTAGAGCTGGCTAAACACAATAATTGGATGGTCAATGACAAcagttcagacttcagagttCTGAGTCTAGGACACACAATCCACGGAGTAGCGTAACAGGATGCACAACCAACATCAAATATGTAACACAAccaagtactacctccgttccacaaTATAAGCCGTCCTAGAATCAGAACTAAGGCTTATATCGTGAAACAGAGTGATATTTCAGAAACATCTTCATGGAGACAACATATttttaccttttcttttctttttgaataCTTACATCACAAATTGATCAGGCACATCTGATCAGAGTGTTACTATACATGACGTGACAATGAACCGCTCGAATGTTTGATGCTCGGGGAAACAGGTGAATTTGGAGGGACAGCCTGGGTTGTCCAATGTACAGCGTCCACACTACCTTACCACACAATCACTCAGCACACTTGCAACTTGGAGGACCTGCCTGGCTCACTAGGCGAACTTAAAGTACAGTATGATAAGTATGGCGAGAACTAGAGCTGACATGATTCCCCCAATGATCCACTTGTTCCTGTCCATCCTCTTTGACATCGCCGCCAGGATCTTTTTACTCTTGCCAATGTTATCATCGACACCATGCAACTGTGAGCATCAATAATGGAGTTGTGAATATATTTGTTTGATGGGAGCAGAGGTGTGAACAAATAAGTAAATGTAAAAATCATGGTTATAGCGAACATTGGCCTGTAACTTTGTAAGTAATGTCACTATCAAAGTGACAGAACCTAACAGAATAACAAAACAAGGAATAAAGATGGGAGTCATGCTGGCAATCACTCGTTTTTATGCTATCAGCGTCCATAAGCCCTCCACATACAAAAATTACAGTACGTTAATCCCGCAGATAGAACAACGGCAAATCATGAGACAAAAACACATCTTCATGCTGAAAAGTACTTTAGATTGCCGCACTATTTCACAGGAATTTCAGTCAGTGCAGCTAACTGAAGGGTTTGTGCAGAAATAAAGATATCAACAAATGCATATGCACAAAAAGGGAGGTTACTACTGGCTCTTTATATCCAAGAGAATAGACCAATGAGATCTGTAACTTCTGAATATTAGAGACCTCAAGTGGCGGAGGCTGAATAAAGGACTTGTCTCTATGCTAGGAGTAACATGCAGTTCAACACATCATGCACAATAAAACACATGTTCACCCAGTGACCCAGAACAGACTAACACACATGAATAAGAATGCTCCAATACTAAGCATGTGTGAGCATAGCTACCTAAGCAGCGTGCTTTCACAAACATGCAATTGTTTCGTATAACAAATTTAAGTATACACAAGGAATATAATATATCAGGTTATAGATAAATTGTGGAGAAAATACAAAATGAACTAAATTGTTTAAGTTGGAGACACCTTTCAAAGCTGCTGCACCTAATACCATTTAATAAACTAAATGGACTACAGTTCCATTTTGAAACGAATGTCAACTTAACCTTATTTATACATAGATATAGAGTATAAATCAATCAAACTTAGAACCTAACTGCTAGCATTCAATTGTTACATATATTTGCTGGTTGCAGCTGATCTACCTATTTACCAGCAAACCAACGGGATGGAGGAATGAAGAACGGAAGAGAGCTTTAGTAGTAGTGATGGATCACATAATATTACTAGAGGTGTAATTTCATCACCAAGGGGGAGTGGGCATTGGCGAGGATTTGGTAAAACCCTTCCTTTCAGCCAATCCCCTCAAATACTCTTCCATCCAAATCCACTAGTACGGAGGAGTGTTTTCAATTTACACAAAAATGCAGAGGTTTGTGAGGGGTATCTTAGGTTTATCCCATGCAAAACCGGCTTGGTAAACAAACTATTGGGGATTTTTCTGGATCTTGAACTAGACCAGGATAATCACCTCCAATCCCTTGAATACACTTTAAATACACTAGAATTATACAAGGAAATCTAAATAAGAGTAACAGGGAGAAAAAAGCAGTTATGACTGAATACATACGGTGGTGTGGGCATGCAGTAGTGACTGCCGTTGTTGATGAAGGTCCTGAAGAATTGACACACCAAGATCTTCTGCCTCCAGCATAGTTGTCCGGCTCTGTTTAATTCTGTCAGTGGACTGATTCAGTCGCTCAGTTGTCATCATCAACCTCCCCCTTTGATCAGTAGACACCTGAGCCAGTAAATAATCCACAAGCACAACATGAGTACTAAAAAATAGGAAACATTAAGAACTTTTAGATAATGCTTAAGAAATAAGAATGAACATAGTAATGTTGCGTTATCCTATACACTTCAAATATGTCAGACAAAGAACAATGTTTCCAGCAAACAGAAAGGCAACCCATGGAATTTATAGTAGTATCCATCCAGGAATATATAAAGTGGATAGTACGGTCTTTCTTCTGAATAGTAAGTAGCCTCATACGTATTCCTGGATGTTGCTGGTACTTCCTGCTTAAGAACAGGTGTATTTTTTTTGGTCCAAGCAAGTACAGTTCTTCTCAAAAAGCGGGTACAGTTCTGCACATGCAGTTTACTTTCTCAGGCAACAAGCATGCTACTGAAAGTAAAATGGTACTAATACTTTGTATAAGACGCATCTATAAATTGTAATACTGATTTCCTTGTTAATGAGCATATTTAAAAAAGATTGAGTCATTTTCCCCATCTTTGTTTCCTCTGTAACTTGCTTTGGCAGATCATCATGTTCAATACGAAAGCACTTTGTTTCTTCAATAACAATAGCCAAATGCAACTCATAACTCAAAACAAACCATAGTTAGTTAGGGGACATACGAGTCCTGACGAAAAACGGAATTCAGTGGCATAGTGGAGAGACAATGTCCATTGGGAATCGAAACCTAGAAGTATATCAAATAACTGATAATCAAATTATATGCTTCTAAATTAACATTTAGCATGTCGCATGTTATAAAAAAATAGAACAAAAAGGGTGGGATAAGTGTAGATGCCACTGCAATGGTCATCATTTTGAGATTTTCACTGCAATCATCATCAACTCATCATTTTCGAAAAAGTCATTGCAATCACCAGCATTTTTTGAGAAATGTTATCCATTGTGCAACAACCAAAAGATACGGAATAACCTGACTAGACCaacattcaatttttttgacTAAGGTACCCAAGTTCTGAACTGAATAGCACGATTGACAAGGCAAACAAACTGAGGTGAAATATTGTGTTCATAGGTCGCACCCTGTCTGATCATGTGTTACagaacaaataaacttgtcactgCACGCACTCTAACCATAATTGAGTAATGAGCAACATTACTAAATACACCTTCAATGGCACAACTCAAGTACAGGTTGAACCAATGGAGTAAAGTACTAGTATAACTCAAAATAACCCAGCTGAAATTAAATATGGATCTATTAGTCTAATCATGGGCAACAATAAGGTTCCATAATACTGTCAGTAATTTATATATGTATGGTTCCACATTTGAATGAACATAATGTATCACCCTCGGTCATCATTTTAGCACCAACCCAAGCACCTAATATCAAGTACCACATAGGAAGGTGTATATACAGAGAGTTACCAGGATATTAAGAGCACACAAATTCCTCTATCGTACGTACTTAAATGTGGCATGCATAGGATATCGTATTTTGACAAAGGTTACATATTATAAATGAACGTAATTAACAGAACCGGACATCTGTGGGGGCTACAATGTCAAGCCAGAACAGTCTAAGCGGCGATTGAACCGCTGTAAGTTAGAGCGCTCACCGCGAGTGTGTCAGCCATGCCAGATTCAAGGAGTTCCTCCCTTGTAGCCTGCCTGGCATTGGGCGCCGAGATCCTCTTGACCTCGCTCTTGAGGTTGTTGAGGTCAGATTTGTATTCCCGCAGCTTAGCAAGCAAACCTGCCTTCGTGCTCGGCTGCAGGCTCCTCGCCTCCAGGTCCATCTTCCGAATCTGCATATACATAACATAAAAGAGAACATCACATACTGCCTCATCTCCCAGTGCAACAAGGGTACACGCAGTCTCAAAGCCCAGATAATCTGCACAGCTCCCCCAAATCACACATTCAAGCCATTACACCTATAAGATGCCTCCACGGCTACACCTCGCAGAATACCACGCGCAATTCTAATTGCTCCGCGACAGCAGAATGTCGGTCATCAGATTCGCATAGCTATGTAGGACAGAGGATCCCGAAATTCGAAACCCGTAATATATAAGTATTTACCAGCGATTCAGCTTCCTGCACGCCGGACTGTATCTCGGAGagcctctgcttcttcttctctgCGAAGACCTCGCCGTGTTAGACGAAACCAAGAACTAGAAATCAAAACGGGGGGACGAATCCCCCGGCAAGGGCAGACGGGCAGCTGGGCACGTACCTCCATCGAGAGCGGAGGCGGCGGTGCACTTGCGGAAGAGGGAGGCGGAGACCTCGCAGTACTGGCGCTCGTAGCCCTCGAACACCTCGCTCATGGCTGCTCCCCTCGATCGCCTCCGTCCGTCCGCGCGCGCGCCCGAATCCCCCCTTCCGAATTCCGCGCCCAAATCGCTCCGCGGCCTCGAATCGAGCGGGCACGAAATCGGCGAGGATTCGGACCGGGCGGACTTGGCGAGCGAGGATTCGATGGAAGCTTCGGGTCTTGATTGGGGGATTTGGTGTCGGAGAGTCCGATAAAATAGGCGGATTAGCCTTCGCGGGCAAGGCGTGCGCACTGGCAACTTGGCATTGTGCGTTAATTGGGATTGGGACACTGCCTTGTGGGACCGTCCGATTTGTGGATATCCTGTTAAGAAGCAAAGCTGACGGCGCGGCAACACTTATTTAATGTTTATCATTTTTCCTTACAAATCCTGTGAAACTGAATCTTCTCATACTCTGTAATTTTTTCCATTTGAAATCTTATTATGGGCTGGTTGGCAAGCTGTACCACCCTGATCAGGCCAGGATGACCTTCTTGAGCAAGAAGAAAGAGAGGAGGGGAtttgttctttcctttctcaATTCACTCAGGCCTTGTAACCACGTGGTTCAGTTCCGCCGGGATAATTTTCGGCCCAGCTCCATTGATGCATTCGGTTAACACTGGGGCGAGAAATTTCCCGGCCCAATCCACCCCGATCTCCTCCAAACCACCGGGGAAATAAAAATCGCCTCATACCTCGTGGAACCATTCCCCGAAGCGACCGGAAAAAGTCCTCTCGCAAGTTGACGGTGGTGGCAACGCATCTTGGaaggggcggcggcgaggcgttCTGCAGCTGATGGCGACGGAGGCGATGCGTCCTGCAGGCTGCAGCCAATGGCGGCGTCAACGcttggagctggcggcggcgaggcgtcCTGTGGCTGATGGCGACGGAGGCGATGCGTCCTGCAGGCTGCAGCCAATGGCGGCGTCAACGCTTGGAGCTGGCGGCGCGTAttggagccggcggcggcgacgcgacttGGAGCCGGCGGCAGCGATGCGTCCTGGATCGGGGACGACAGCGACGCGTCCTGCAGCTGGCGGCAGTGCCGCGTCCTGGATCTGGCGGCGATGGTGACGCGTCCTGGAgctgccgccggcggcgccgcgtcCTTGATCCGGCGGCGAAGGTGACATGTCTTGGAGCCGACGCCAGCGCGACCCATCCTGCAGCTGGTGGCGACACGTATTCTTCGAGCTGACAGCATCAATGCTTCTCCGTCTCCGCGTAAGTAGTCCCTGTCCAACTGACATCACCTGTGCTGCTTGCTTCCCGCCGTtctctggtacttggtgactgcaGGGATTAACCGAATGGAAATAAATTGGGGAGATTAGTAGGGGTTGTGGGGAGAATGGTAGTGGGGGATTGGGGTGATGGTTCGGGGTTCACCCATATACCGGCAGGGATAGATCCTCTAGTGGATTTAACCCACTGCAACCGAACGAAGCCTCATGGATATACCGTCACTACAGGAGTTGGCTTTGTAGCCGCTTACCACTCGACTACTGGCACGCAGGCCCAACACACACTTACACTTTCCCCCTTACCTTACATCACCAACGCTCCCAGGTCCTTGGTGATGTGCTCGTGTATCTAAGGCTCAGTGTCCTACGTGACAATACCCCTCGAGGAAAAtttgcttgtccccaagcaagAACCGCTGGAAAACGAGTCTTCAACACCTCCCAATCATCCCATGTTGCCGATGTTTCTGGAAGAGATGACCACTTGACCAGTACCTGAGTGATAGCGGcgttactgacataggcatccccaatgggcctgccgaagaaggtacccgaggtttactgaaggcccacgacccgaagattacaaagcccggaagcccaataaggcGTTGACATGGAAGATAGAGATATGTTaggaatagagacttgtaattatacgggacgaactcaaagagtctcccgctgtttctaacttgtacatcacgaaaccttcggctccacctcctatataaggtggagtcgagggagaaagaaaggatcgattcattgtcaacacaaccctagtttttaacaGACGAGCCCctcttcggctgaaaccttcgagatctacttgccctctactttccacgaaaccctagtctacaacttgtaggcattgacaagttgataccatttcaattggcaccgtctgtgggaactagaggcgacaaggagctgatctcgatggcacgttcaacatcgtcgacatcttcggtggcaagcaacgcgatggatggaggtaaatagatcaaaactggtctcattgattttgttcctcaccctcccgcccgtgtggatgcatatgcctatccggaggagccaatggagatgacgttcggaagtttTCACTTCTCcgtcgggagagaaggatcacatcgcctagcggcaccgattttttcgggaccgttagcaGTTGATTCCGATTTCTCGGGGTCATCATCGTCAAGCAAGTCAAGCAACAAGGAAGCTTCGTCGGCAAGCTACGTCAAGCCCTCCGCCAGTGAAGATCTCGCCGATCTGTTCGGCaggatgtctttcgggtcgttcacataCTCCGATCTGGACATCGACTCTGAAAGCAtctacagcttcaacttcatcgacaaatctacttctattcgggaggtcttcaccgatcgttacgatggtgtcaccgaccCCGAAGATGAACACGCAATGCCAACATACCACCAAGTCTATGCAATCGGcgagtgatacgcgtacagcacgcgtccgttgggaaccccaagaggaaggtgtgatgcgtacagcggcaagttttccctcagtatgaaacaaaggtttatcgaaccagtaggagccaagaagcacgttgaaggttgatgccagcgagatgtagtgcggcgcaacaccagggattccggcgccaacgtggaacctgcacaacacaaccaaagtactttgccccaaagaaacagtgaggttgtcaatctcaccggcttgttgtaacaaaggattagatgtatagtgtggatgatgattgtttgcagagaacagtagaacaagtattgcattagattgtatttcagatgtaaagaatggaccggggtccacagttcactagaggtgtctctcccataagataaatagcatgttgggtgaacaaattacagttgggcaattgacaaatagagagggcatgaccatgcacatacatgatatgatgagtattgtgagatttaattgggcattacgacaaagtacatagaccgctatccgagcatgcatctatgcctaaaaagtccaccttcaggttatcatccgaaccccttccagtattaagttgcaaacaacagacaattgcattaagtaaggtgcgtaatgtaatcaataactacatcctcggacataacatcaatgttttatccctagtggcaacagcacatccataaccttaggggtttctgtcactcctccagattcacggagacatgaaccca contains:
- the LOC124665876 gene encoding vesicle transport v-SNARE 13-like — translated: MSEVFEGYERQYCEVSASLFRKCTAASALDGEKKKQRLSEIQSGVQEAESLIRKMDLEARSLQPSTKAGLLAKLREYKSDLNNLKSEVKRISAPNARQATREELLESGMADTLAVSTDQRGRLMMTTERLNQSTDRIKQSRTTMLEAEDLGVSILQDLHQQRQSLLHAHTTLHGVDDNIGKSKKILAAMSKRMDRNKWIIGGIMSALVLAILIILYFKFA